The DNA region TCGGCACCTGCCTGAAGAAGCCGTCGATCAGCCAGATGGTGAAAGGCACGTTGAGCGCGACATAGGTGAGGATCAGCGCAAAATGCGTATCGATGATACCGGTGCGGGCAAAGATCATGAACAAAGGCAGCGACAGCGCGATGCCGGGCACGGCGCGGGTCAACATGAACCCGAGGAAGATCGCCGACTTGCCCTTGAACTTGTAGCGCGCAAAAGCGTAGCCGCCAGCCATGCCGATCCCCAGCGCAATGAATGTCGATGTGATGGAGACGATCAGCGAGTTGCGGAAATAGGACCAGACGGGAATGCCGCCCTGGCCTGCGCCTGAAAACATCGAGCGATAAGCGTCAAGCGACAGGTCCTGGGGGATCCAGACCGGCGGCTTTGCCATGATCTCGACGGTCGGGCGCAGCGACGACAGGATGATCCAGAAGCCGGGCAGGCAGATGATCAGCATCGCCACAAATAGGGTGATGACATGGGCGAGCGCATTAAGCCGCTTGCGCAGGCGGTGGGACGAATTGAT from Pararhizobium qamdonense includes:
- a CDS encoding carbohydrate ABC transporter permease, with the translated sequence MDINSSHRLRKRLNALAHVITLFVAMLIICLPGFWIILSSLRPTVEIMAKPPVWIPQDLSLDAYRSMFSGAGQGGIPVWSYFRNSLIVSITSTFIALGIGMAGGYAFARYKFKGKSAIFLGFMLTRAVPGIALSLPLFMIFARTGIIDTHFALILTYVALNVPFTIWLIDGFFRQVPKDLAEAAQIDGCTRWQAFWQVEFPMAGPGIASAGIFAFLISWNEYALASQITRSVNSKTLPVGLLDYTAEFTIDWRGMCALAVVMIIPALTLTFIIQKHLVSGLTFGAVKG